One genomic window of Solea solea chromosome 12, fSolSol10.1, whole genome shotgun sequence includes the following:
- the LOC131469430 gene encoding uncharacterized protein C7orf57 homolog isoform X1 has product MEPEKSTEITSNDHQATKPAAVGAHISQIPGLSSSITSDVSEEKTRGRRVRVLDTDSDYVKLAKQGGHKGLLCHEETSPSSTDDYKRPDWFTSSPEDDGKTISSEKKKNPGAFQTLAPPFGTDNMSTWEREEDDNCSTERVLQNNNNNNLHHSPTEKPPSLSKQHHATGQFRRIVFDKKPAPVDMSKLLSFGYADDDKPTADNDASN; this is encoded by the exons ATGGAGCCAGA AAAATCCACAGAAATCACGAGTAACGATCATCAAGCAACTAAACCTG CTGCCGTCGGCGCTCACATCTCTCAGATCCCTGGActgtcctcctccatcacctctgACGTCTCAGAGGAGAAGACCAGAGGACGCAGAGTACGAGTCCTGGACACAGACTCGGACTACGTGAAACTGGCCAAACAAGGAGGACACAAAG GACTTTTGTGTCACGAGGAGACGAGTCCGTCTTCAACCGACGATTACAAACGTCCAGACTGGTTCACGTCTTCACCAGAGGACGACGGCAAGACAATAAG cagtgaaaagaagaaaaaccctGGAGCTTTCCAAACACTGGCGCCGCCCTTTGGGACGGACAACATGTCCACGTGGGAGCGCGAGGAGGACGACAACTGCAGCACTGAGAGG GTtctgcagaataacaacaacaacaaccttcaCCACAGTCCGACAGAGAAACCACCGTCACTCAGCAAACAACACCACGCAACCGGCCAATTCAGGAGGAT AGTGTTTGATAAGAAACCAGCTCCAGTGGACATGTCCAAGCTGCTGAGCTTTGGTTACGCAGACGACGACAAACCGACAGCCGACAACGATGCATCAA ATTAG
- the LOC131469430 gene encoding uncharacterized protein C7orf57 homolog isoform X3 produces the protein MEPEKSTEITSNDHQATKPAAVGAHISQIPGLSSSITSDVSEEKTRGRRVRVLDTDSDYVKLAKQGGHKGLLCHEETSPSSTDDYKRPDWFTSSPEDDGKTISSEKKKNPGAFQTLAPPFGTDNMSTWEREEDDNCSTERNNNNNNLHHSPTEKPPSLSKQHHATGQFRRIVFDKKPAPVDMSKLLSFGYADDDKPTADNDASN, from the exons ATGGAGCCAGA AAAATCCACAGAAATCACGAGTAACGATCATCAAGCAACTAAACCTG CTGCCGTCGGCGCTCACATCTCTCAGATCCCTGGActgtcctcctccatcacctctgACGTCTCAGAGGAGAAGACCAGAGGACGCAGAGTACGAGTCCTGGACACAGACTCGGACTACGTGAAACTGGCCAAACAAGGAGGACACAAAG GACTTTTGTGTCACGAGGAGACGAGTCCGTCTTCAACCGACGATTACAAACGTCCAGACTGGTTCACGTCTTCACCAGAGGACGACGGCAAGACAATAAG cagtgaaaagaagaaaaaccctGGAGCTTTCCAAACACTGGCGCCGCCCTTTGGGACGGACAACATGTCCACGTGGGAGCGCGAGGAGGACGACAACTGCAGCACTGAGAGG aataacaacaacaacaaccttcaCCACAGTCCGACAGAGAAACCACCGTCACTCAGCAAACAACACCACGCAACCGGCCAATTCAGGAGGAT AGTGTTTGATAAGAAACCAGCTCCAGTGGACATGTCCAAGCTGCTGAGCTTTGGTTACGCAGACGACGACAAACCGACAGCCGACAACGATGCATCAA ATTAG
- the LOC131469430 gene encoding uncharacterized protein C7orf57 homolog isoform X2, with product MEPEKSTEITSNDHQATKPAAVGAHISQIPGLSSSITSDVSEEKTRGRRVRVLDTDSDYVKLAKQGGHKGLLCHEETSPSSTDDYKRPDWFTSSPEDDGKTISEKKKNPGAFQTLAPPFGTDNMSTWEREEDDNCSTERVLQNNNNNNLHHSPTEKPPSLSKQHHATGQFRRIVFDKKPAPVDMSKLLSFGYADDDKPTADNDASN from the exons ATGGAGCCAGA AAAATCCACAGAAATCACGAGTAACGATCATCAAGCAACTAAACCTG CTGCCGTCGGCGCTCACATCTCTCAGATCCCTGGActgtcctcctccatcacctctgACGTCTCAGAGGAGAAGACCAGAGGACGCAGAGTACGAGTCCTGGACACAGACTCGGACTACGTGAAACTGGCCAAACAAGGAGGACACAAAG GACTTTTGTGTCACGAGGAGACGAGTCCGTCTTCAACCGACGATTACAAACGTCCAGACTGGTTCACGTCTTCACCAGAGGACGACGGCAAGACAATAAG tgaaaagaagaaaaaccctGGAGCTTTCCAAACACTGGCGCCGCCCTTTGGGACGGACAACATGTCCACGTGGGAGCGCGAGGAGGACGACAACTGCAGCACTGAGAGG GTtctgcagaataacaacaacaacaaccttcaCCACAGTCCGACAGAGAAACCACCGTCACTCAGCAAACAACACCACGCAACCGGCCAATTCAGGAGGAT AGTGTTTGATAAGAAACCAGCTCCAGTGGACATGTCCAAGCTGCTGAGCTTTGGTTACGCAGACGACGACAAACCGACAGCCGACAACGATGCATCAA ATTAG